From one Molothrus aeneus isolate 106 chromosome 19, BPBGC_Maene_1.0, whole genome shotgun sequence genomic stretch:
- the NRARP gene encoding notch-regulated ankyrin repeat-containing protein → MSQSEVSPCAAPPPPPSQRVFQEAVRRGNTKELQSLLQNMTNCEFNVNSFGPEGQTALHQSVIDGNLELVKLLVKFGADIRLANRDGWSALHIAAFGGHQDIVLYLITKAKYSAGAR, encoded by the coding sequence ATGAGCCAGAGCGAGGTGTCGCCGtgcgcggcgccgccgccgccccccagCCAGCGGGTGTTCCAGGAGGCGGTGCGGCGCGGCAACACCAAGGAGCTGCAGTCGCTGCTGCAGAACATGACGAACTGCGAGTTCAACGTCAACTCCTTCGGGCCCGAGGGGCAGACGGCGCTGCACCAGTCCGTCATCGACGGTAACCTCGAGCTCGTCAAGCTCCTAGTCAAGTTCGGCGCCGACATCCGCCTGGCCAACCGCGACGGCTGGAGCGCCCTGCACATCGCCGCTTTCGGGGGCCACCAGGACATCGTCCTCTACCTGATCACCAAGGCCAAATACTCCGCCGGCGCACGGTGA
- the AMBP gene encoding protein AMBP — protein sequence MIIWGLLSLLLLTVARGTPIGDQDEDIQVQENFEAERMHGKWFDIAIGTTCKWMKNYKEKFSMGTLVLGPGPSTDQISTTSTRLRQGDCTLVSGEYQKTSTPGKYTYYNPRWDVSIQSYVLRTNYDEYAVILMKKKSSFGPSTTLKLYGRSPELREDLIESFHQLALEMGIPEDSIFILANRGECVPQETENASQRARRAVLPLEEGSAAGPLPTYIGNKEDSCRLSRDPGPCSGMLSRFFYNSSSMACETFHYGGCLGNGNNFYSEKECLQACRTEAACRLPIVPGPCQALMTRWAFDAAQGKCITFSYGGCKGNGNQFYSEKECKEYCGAPQLAEDEEFLQLSN from the exons ATGATTATTTGGggtctcctttccctcctcctcctcactgtgGCTCGTGGAACCCCTATCGGAGACCAGGATGAAGATATCCAAGTGCAGGAGAATTTTGAGGCTGAGCGG ATGCATGGGAAGTGGTTCGACATCGCCATCGGCACAACTTGCAAATGGATGAAGAACTACAAGGAGAAGTTCAGCATGGGCACGCTTGTGCTGGGCCCTGGCCCCAGCACCGACCAGATCAGTACTACAAGTACCAGGCTGAG GCAAGGTGACTGCACACTAGTCTCAGGGGAATACCAGAAAACCAGCACCCCTGGAAAATACACCTACTACAACCCCA GATGGGATGTGTCTATCCAGTCCTATGTGCTCCGTACCAACTATGACGAATATGCTGTCATTctgatgaagaagaaaagcagttttGGTCCAAGCACCACCCTGAAGCTGTATG GGAGGAGTCCAGAGCTACGGGAGGACCTCATTGAGTCTTTCCATCAGCTGGCTCTGGAGATGGGCATCCCCGAAGACTCCATCTTCATCCTGGCCAACAGAG GTGAATGTGTTCCTCAAGAGACTGAAAATGCTTCCCAG AGAGCACGGAGAGCAGTCCTACCCCTGGAGGAGGGTTCAGCTGCAGGACCCCTGCCCACTTACATTGGCAATAAGGAAG ACTCGTGCCGGCTGAGCCGGGACCCTGGGCCCTGCAGCGGGATGCTCTCCCGCTTCTTCTACAACTCCTCCTCCATGGCCTGTGAAACTTTCCACTACGGAGGCTGTCTGGGCAATGGCAACAACTTCTACTCAGAAAAGGAGTGCCTGCAGGCATGCCGGACCGAGG ctgcctgcaggctgcCCATTGTCCCAGGTCCCTGCCAGGCACTGATGACACGCTGGGCCTTCGATGCAGCCCAGGGCAAGTGCATCACCTTCAGCTATGGGGGCTGCAAGGGCAACGGGAACCAGTTCTACTCGGAGAAGGAGTGCAAGGAGTACTGCGGGGCTCCTCAGCTGGCAG AGGATGAGgagttcctgcagctctcaaacTGA